The genomic DNA TGCGCATCGCCGGCGATTCCTCCTCGAGGTAGGGAATCAGGTACGACAGGTCGTCAACATCGGTGTAATATTCGAGATTGAAGGGCAGGCTATCATAGGAGGCCACTTTGTCGATCTTGGTCAGGACGTTGATGTGTGGCATGTCCATCTGGAGCATGGCGCGGAGGGCCAGGAGCAGGTTCGAGATGTACAACGAAGGTTGGGTTAGGCAGAACGAGTCGGAGAGGTGTACTACGACAAGCTGGTTCGAAGTCAGTGGGTGGTTGGTCAACTCAAGGGGTAGAAGTTGAAGGACTGACCCTGAAACCGATCTTCTGTAGCCTGAAGAAGATATTGCGCAGCGAGTTGTGATGTGTGTATAGCTCGACCTGTCCCGGGCAGTCAAACAGAATATAGTCTTCGCTGAACTCTTTCAGCCCTTCCTCGAGCCACTCCATATTGTGTTCTAGCTCTTCCAGGGCGTAGAGAATGCCGCCATTCGGACCCAGCTTGTCCGTCGCCATGATATCCTCCAGCTTCACCAGGTCCCGGATGTCAAGCGCTTTCGGGTAGCTTGTGTGGTCGTTCGCGGGATCGAGGTTCACCACAGAGCATGCGCGACCAATGGCGCCCATGAACTGGTGCACTAAAAGGTACATGTCGTTAGCTTCCGAGACCACGAAGCATGCGTTGGCAAGGGTGGCTCTTACTGCCATCGCAGTACGTGCTCTTTCCGGAGCCCGGACTGCCCAGAACTAGCTGCGCAAAAGGCATGACGGTGGGTTTCGAGTAATATGTTTCAGGGTGTTCGTAACCTCACTCGAAAAGACTGTAAAGGCAGTTTGTGGCGTCGGAAACTGGTTGTCGCAGAGCGTCGTTAGATCGTCAAAGGTTGAAGTTTCCCAGATGTAATTGTGCCCCTCCATGCAGCATTACCAACAACAGCGCGGTTCATAGTTGTGTACTTAGGTACCTCACTCAGCGCCTTCCAGCGCCTGGCGTCACATGCCGCACGTCCCGCTCTGGGacctttctttcttttttagCGTCATGGGGCGGCATAATCGCAGACCGCCCGTGCCCGAGTTCCTTGATCTTCCAAGCTTCTTCAAGCTCCCCCCCACAAGCGCAAAAAGGTCATTTTCTTCCCGTTTCcatttttctctttcttccttccttccaATCACCAACCAcccctcgacctcggtcCTGCGTCTCAGCCACCAAAACGGCCTTAAAAAGCCATCCTCCCTTGCCTGTGTCCTGCTAGCCCCAGGATCGCGTGGTCCAAACATGTAATCTGTCTTTATACCCTTTGCATTTGCACTATGCTGCAACGCCCGTCCCATCCCCCAACACCGCAGtcatgtcgtcgtccgacATTTCGAGTGCCGCCCACGCGGTGTCAGAGAGCTTGTCGGCAACAATGAATGCATCTCCCGATGCTGCCCTGCCGTCTGCCTTTACGCGCGCGCAGGAGGTCGTCGCGGCTCAGGGATCATCCAGTTGGCTCGGCCTGTTTGGCCGCTTGATCCTCGCCATCCTGTCCCTGGTCTCCTCGATCTTGTACTGGGCCATACGGATCGTCACAATCACGATCCCGACCGTCCTCTTCACATTGTTCTCAACAAGTTGGACCGTGACGATGAACGCCACTACCTTGTGAGTACGGCTACATTACATGGCCCCTATGAGCTCTTGCTGACCTGACGGTCAAAGAATGGTCATTGTGGTAGCCATCATATCTGCGGTTAGTTGGGTCGTGCGATACCGCATTCTCAACATGTATTCTCGCCTCCCTCCGGAGCCGCAGAGAAAGGAGCCCGACGTGGACCTATTCCCCGACACACACGATGAGGGCAAGAAGTCTGGCCTGTCCAGCTACCTGGACGAGTTCCTGAGCGCCATCAAGATCTTCGGTTATCTGGAGCGACAGGTCTTCCACGAATTGACGAGGAGCATGCAGACTCGCAAGCTCATCGCTGGCGAGACCTTCAATCTCGAAGAGGAAAAGGGCTTTTGCATTGTTGTCGACGGCTTGGTGGAGATATTTGTCAAATCCGGCCGGATTGCCAGAGCCATGGATACAGACCCTTGCGACAGCTATGGTGCCGATTCTGCCGATGccggggaagaggaagataTGTCTTCGCCACATGGGCAGCAGCGGTACCAGCTTCTTACTGAAGTTCGCAACGGTGCTCCGATGTCATCTCTCTTCTCCATCATGTCTCTTTTCACAGAGGACGTGAAGCTTCGGTCGACAGATGACGAAACACCTGAGTCCACCGCTAGCAGCGCAGGCTTGAGAACATCCCCTTTCCCACGCAATGCTGGTTTCCGCCGCATGCCCTCTGACCCCGTCAGCCCGTTTCCTGCCACTCCCGAATTTCCTGAGAGCACGGAAGAGAGGCCTGGTGTGCGGATTGAGGAACCTCCGAGACGGGCGGCTACCCCCAACCTTCCTGGCAGCGCGAGGATTCCGCCCATTTCTCTTGACAGCGCCGGGGGCGCTCGTCAAGCCAAACGTCCTACGCTTCAAAGTCGAGCGACGTCAGGCTCAGCTCACCCAGACATAATCGCCAGAGCGACTGTCGACACAACCATCGCCATTATCCCGGCCAGCGCGTTTCGTCGTCTGACCAAGGTCTATCCCAAGGCGACGTCCCACATCGTTCAGGTCATCCTTTCTCGCTTCCAGAGAGTGACGCTGGCTACAGCTTACAACTACCTGGGGCTCACTGGCGAGGTTCTTCAAACTGAAAAGAACATGCTTTCTTTTACCACCTGCCAGTTGCCCAACATGCTCCGGGGTGATGCCTTGCAGCGCCTGAAGGAGAAGTTTGATCGAGAACGAGAGAGGGTTGGTGGCGAATCAGAAAGCAAGGGCATCGCGCTTCACAATGCCAAtgcccatcgtcgtcgcAAGTCAACGCCGACTCTCCGCAAGGATGCGATGATACACTCCATGGCCACTAAGGAAAGATCATTCTCCCAGGTTGCAACCACAATCGCGCCGCCACGGGAGCGAGCCTCCACGCACACACCGAGCCCTGGCGATCTTCTGGCCAATATTCAATCCGCCCGATACGGCGGTCATCGGCCATCGGGTGCGAGCAGTGTACACCTTGACCAAGTCGCCGATGCCCTTCGCCACGAAGGCGTCAGCCCTCTTGCCCAGCGCTCGTTCAACCCCTTCACGACCGAGCGACACTCTCGGGTATCAGTCGACGGCAGAGAGTCGTTGGACGAGGACAATCTTTTCCGACAGTCGATTCTTGAATGCATGTTTAAGGCGATCGGTCTTAGCAGCAACGGCAGTGTGTCACGCGAAGCCGAATCTGTCGAAGGCTCTCCTCGGCTCTTTTCTTACGACCAAACACGACCCAGACAAGGTTTGGGCAACAACGCGTTTGGTCTCATGGGCCCGTTTGACGCCTCAGGCGATGGCGATACGGAGTCGATGACCTCTGGAGGGTTTACTCTGAACACACCGCCCAATGCCCACATCCTCGCAAACGACATGAAGGACGACGTTGAGATTGTCTTCTTTCCCAAAGGATCCGTTCTGGTTGAGCAAGGCGAGCGCAACCCTGGCCTCTACTATGTTGTCGATGGATTCCTCGACATCTGCACTTCCAAGGAGGACACATCGGCGGACATTCTACAATCTTCGAGCAGAACGTCACTGCACGCGGATTACACAGGTGTGGATGGCTCCCCCGGATTTTCAGACAACGCGGActcgaggaagaagacgccgTACCGTCGCAGTGTGTCACTCATCAAGCCTGGCGGTTTAGCTGGATACGTCGGCACCGTATCGTCTTATCGATCCTTCATTGACGTGGTTGCGAAGACAGATGTCTATGTCGGATTCCTTCCACGGTCGGCTCTTGAGCGGATTGTTGATCGCTACCCCATCGTCTTACTCACAATGGCCAAGAGACTGACCAGTCTTCTTCCGCGTTTGATTATGCACATCGACTTTGCTCTCGACTGGGAGCAGGTCGATGCTGGACAGGTGCTTTTCCATGAAGGCGAGGAGAGCGAGGCCATCCACATTGTCCTCAACGGCCGATTGCGTCTCGTTCAAGATAGGAAGGATGGTGGTGTCAGTGTCCGAGCCGAGTTCGGCCAAGGCGAAAGcgttggcgagctggaggTCTTGACGGAGTCTGTCAGACCCGGTACGCTTCATGCCATTCGGCAAACTGAGCTGGTTAAGTTCCCGCGCACGCTCTTCAACAGCCTTGCTCAAGAACATCCAAATATCACCATCAAGATTTCCAAGATCATTGCGTCGCGCATGAGGAACCTTGTTGACGACCCCTCGCAACTCCTTTCCAAGGAGGCAGGCAACACCAATACAATCACCAAGGGTTCCTCGTCTCTCAACCTGAGGACTGTCGCCATCTTGCCCGTCACCTCTGGTGTTCCCGTGGTGGAGTTTGGCAACCGACTGATGAATGCTCTGGCCCAGGTCGGCCCTGCAAACGGTGCCACCTCTCTCAACCAGTCGGCAATTCTCAATCACCTCGGCAAACATGCCTTCAACAAGATGGGCAAGCTCAAGCTTTCTCAGTACTTGGCCGACTTGGAGGAGAAATACGGGCTGGTTGTCTACGTCGCAGGTAAGCTTCTCCTATCTCTGTCCGTTTTTTCTTACCCGTCCCTTTTATGATGAACAAACCTGTTTCCCGAGGCAAAGCCCGCTGAAGGCCAAACATTAACTCTAATTTTTTCCTGATTGGACAACAATTCTCGCAATTAGTCAATGATTTATCCTGGGCCAAGCATGATGCTAACGATCAATCAGATACCAATGTCAACTCCCCATGGACTCAGACGTGCATCACGCAAGCTGACTGCATCCTCCTTGTGGGTCTGGCTGAGGGCTCTCCCGAGATTGGCGAGTACGAGCGCTTCATGCTGGGGATGAAGTCAACAGCGAGGAaactcctcgtccttctccatcCTGAGCGGTACTCCCAGTCTGGCTTGACCAGGGCGTGGTTGAGGAATCGCATGTGGATCAATGGCGGTCACTACCATGTTCAAATGCCTCTTGGACCGAACATCTTACCTGTGCATCCGCCCTCCAAAAGGACGAGCACTACGTTGAAGGAGCGGGTCCAGATAATTCAGGCGGAGATCCAGAAGTACACGTCAAGGAAGACTCGACACAGCGCCTTCTACTCCCCAGATGCACCATACAAGGGCGATTTCCACCGCCTGGCCAGACGCCTCTGTGGCAAGTCTATTGGACTGGTTCTTGGTGGAGGCGGAGCCCGAGGTTTCACGCAAATCGGCATCATTCAAGCCATGGAGGAATCGGGTATCCCCATTGATGTCGTCGGTGGAACATCGATCGGAGCCTTCATCGGTGCTCTCTATGCCCGCCACGCCGATGTTGTCCCGATCTTTGGTCTCGCCAAGAAGTTCGCAGGCCGCATGTCCAGCATGTGGCGTTTGGCGCTGGACCTCACGTATCCGACCGCGTCGTACACCACTGGGCATGAGTTCAACCGTGGTATTTTCAAGACGTTCGGCAAGGCTCAGATCGAAGACTTCTGGCTCGAGTTTTACTGCAACACAACGAACATCAGCAAGAGTCGAATCGAATACCATACTAGTGGTTACGCATGGAGGTACATCAGAGCATCCATGTCACTGGCCGGCCTACTTCCACCATTGTGCGACGAAGGCAGCATGCTCCTGGACGGCGGCTACATTGACAACCTGACTGTGTCGCACATGAAGAGACTAGGAGTGGACACAATCTTCTCGATCGATGTCGGTTCCCTTGACGATGACACACCGCAGACCTACGGCGATTCGCTGTCGGGAGTGTGGGCCTTCTGGAACCGGTGGAACCCATTCTCAGTAACGCCCAATCCTCCAACGCTGGCGGAGATACAGGCTAGACTCGCCTACGTGTCTAGTGTCGACGCTCTGGAAAGAGCGAAGATGATGCCCGGCTGCTTTTACATGCGACCTCCGATTGACGACTATGGCACGCTCGATTTTGGCAAATTTGACGAGCTGTACCAGATGGGTTACAAGTATGGGCAGGACTTCCTGCAGAAGCTCCGAGATGATGGTGCGCTGCCTTTTATGGAAGAaaccgaggccaagaaggcgatGCGGAGGACCATGGCGCCCAGAAGGGCAAGCATCTAGTAGATTTCCAGTCCTTGTACCAAGAGTGCTGAATAATACCACGACCGCATTGTT from Colletotrichum higginsianum IMI 349063 chromosome 3, whole genome shotgun sequence includes the following:
- a CDS encoding ATP binding protein, which gives rise to MPFAQLVLGSPGSGKSTYCDGMHQFMGAIGRACSVVNLDPANDHTSYPKALDIRDLVKLEDIMATDKLGPNGGILYALEELEHNMEWLEEGLKEFSEDYILFDCPGQVELYTHHNSLRNIFFRLQKIGFRLVVVHLSDSFCLTQPSLYISNLLLALRAMLQMDMPHINVLTKIDKVASYDSLPFNLEYYTDVDDLSYLIPYLEEESPAMRNEKFSRLNEAVSNMIESYSLVRFEVLAVEDKKSMMHLLRVIDRAGGYVFGSAEGANDSVWQVAMRNESAMMEIQDIQERWVDRKTEHDELERKEWEEQAKMREEEDPSAGQSSAQQAAADYDPDFGDMSIPADSGVKVVRRNK
- a CDS encoding Lysophospholipase NTE1, producing the protein MSSSDISSAAHAVSESLSATMNASPDAALPSAFTRAQEVVAAQGSSSWLGLFGRLILAILSLVSSILYWAIRIVTITIPTVLFTLFSTSWTVTMNATTLMVIVVAIISAVSWVVRYRILNMYSRLPPEPQRKEPDVDLFPDTHDEGKKSGLSSYLDEFLSAIKIFGYLERQVFHELTRSMQTRKLIAGETFNLEEEKGFCIVVDGLVEIFVKSGRIARAMDTDPCDSYGADSADAGEEEDMSSPHGQQRYQLLTEVRNGAPMSSLFSIMSLFTEDVKLRSTDDETPESTASSAGLRTSPFPRNAGFRRMPSDPVSPFPATPEFPESTEERPGVRIEEPPRRAATPNLPGSARIPPISLDSAGGARQAKRPTLQSRATSGSAHPDIIARATVDTTIAIIPASAFRRLTKVYPKATSHIVQVILSRFQRVTLATAYNYLGLTGEVLQTEKNMLSFTTCQLPNMLRGDALQRLKEKFDRERERVGGESESKGIALHNANAHRRRKSTPTLRKDAMIHSMATKERSFSQVATTIAPPRERASTHTPSPGDLLANIQSARYGGHRPSGASSVHLDQVADALRHEGVSPLAQRSFNPFTTERHSRVSVDGRESLDEDNLFRQSILECMFKAIGLSSNGSVSREAESVEGSPRLFSYDQTRPRQGLGNNAFGLMGPFDASGDGDTESMTSGGFTLNTPPNAHILANDMKDDVEIVFFPKGSVLVEQGERNPGLYYVVDGFLDICTSKEDTSADILQSSSRTSLHADYTGVDGSPGFSDNADSRKKTPYRRSVSLIKPGGLAGYVGTVSSYRSFIDVVAKTDVYVGFLPRSALERIVDRYPIVLLTMAKRLTSLLPRLIMHIDFALDWEQVDAGQVLFHEGEESEAIHIVLNGRLRLVQDRKDGGVSVRAEFGQGESVGELEVLTESVRPGTLHAIRQTELVKFPRTLFNSLAQEHPNITIKISKIIASRMRNLVDDPSQLLSKEAGNTNTITKGSSSLNLRTVAILPVTSGVPVVEFGNRLMNALAQVGPANGATSLNQSAILNHLGKHAFNKMGKLKLSQYLADLEEKYGLVVYVADTNVNSPWTQTCITQADCILLVGLAEGSPEIGEYERFMLGMKSTARKLLVLLHPERYSQSGLTRAWLRNRMWINGGHYHVQMPLGPNILPVHPPSKRTSTTLKERVQIIQAEIQKYTSRKTRHSAFYSPDAPYKGDFHRLARRLCGKSIGLVLGGGGARGFTQIGIIQAMEESGIPIDVVGGTSIGAFIGALYARHADVVPIFGLAKKFAGRMSSMWRLALDLTYPTASYTTGHEFNRGIFKTFGKAQIEDFWLEFYCNTTNISKSRIEYHTSGYAWRYIRASMSLAGLLPPLCDEGSMLLDGGYIDNLTVSHMKRLGVDTIFSIDVGSLDDDTPQTYGDSLSGVWAFWNRWNPFSVTPNPPTLAEIQARLAYVSSVDALERAKMMPGCFYMRPPIDDYGTLDFGKFDELYQMGYKYGQDFLQKLRDDGALPFMEETEAKKAMRRTMAPRRASI